In Myxococcus fulvus, the following proteins share a genomic window:
- a CDS encoding putative baseplate assembly protein: MSTSIKDSGDCDACESQAATEAAPLYNRPGQPALAYRIGTHSRFFQRMLARLPREFLPDGEFAGTRPLAALSTRGTEDLSIAMLDAWATAADVLTFYQERIANEGFLRTATERRSVLELARQLGYELKPGVAASTYLVFTVETAPGAPSRVQVPVGVQVLSIPGQDARPQTFETTEALEARAEWNLLRVPRTQAQPLMRGEDTLYLRGLQPGIQPGDALLLVGEERESQPGSEQWDLRWVKTVKQVSNPKEPELNHTVVTWEPGLGSESPRMDPADHPRAFVLRLRGNLFGYNAPSFKAMPDEVKQRYNPDYRPGDARFTQWPQFENTTAVQGIVDLDREYPTLVHGSWVALWKSRYLELYRITDIQPWAREDFTMTAKVTRLTFDTNEHLSYFPLRSTVVLAQSEELPIGEMPRTDAVQGDSIELDRAVAGLEPKHVLLIEGRTLVDGQSGEWLRQVVALDRAEALPDGRTRLVLQEPLAAPLARDTVLIHGNVAPSTHGETVREVLGGGDGSRTHQRFVLRKPPLTYVAAPTDTGGESTLELRVNGVLWKEVPTLFGQDERAEVYMVRLQDDGAVVVTFGDGVSGARLPTGQENITAVYRSGIGPEGEVDSGQLALLKVRPLGIREVNNPLPATGAAAPESRDEARDNAPASVLTLRRVVSLQDYEDFASTFAGIGKAQAADLTNGERILVHVTVAAHNGEPVEPGTQLHESLEEALRAHHDPVRQFALSSYERIHFAVEARLRLDARYLPEDVLARAEAALREAFSFERRQFAQAVSGAEVIRVLQDVPGVVMVDLERLHPTTPFIPEQKLFSVIRARGARWERTLLRPAQLLLLDPSLQGERRGVTLVHDLEVSP; the protein is encoded by the coding sequence GTGAGCACGTCCATCAAGGACTCGGGGGACTGCGACGCGTGCGAGAGCCAGGCCGCGACGGAGGCGGCGCCGCTGTACAACCGCCCCGGCCAGCCCGCGCTCGCGTACCGCATCGGCACGCACTCCCGCTTCTTCCAGCGCATGCTCGCGCGCCTGCCTCGGGAGTTCCTGCCGGACGGGGAGTTCGCCGGCACCCGGCCGCTGGCGGCGCTGTCCACGCGCGGCACCGAGGACCTGTCCATCGCGATGCTGGACGCGTGGGCCACGGCCGCCGACGTGCTGACCTTCTACCAGGAGCGCATCGCCAACGAGGGCTTCCTGCGCACCGCGACGGAGCGGCGCTCGGTGTTGGAGCTGGCGCGGCAGCTTGGCTACGAGCTCAAGCCCGGCGTCGCCGCGAGCACGTACCTGGTCTTCACCGTGGAGACGGCGCCCGGCGCCCCCTCGCGCGTCCAGGTGCCGGTGGGCGTGCAGGTGCTCAGCATCCCCGGCCAGGACGCGCGGCCGCAGACGTTCGAGACCACCGAGGCGCTGGAGGCCCGCGCCGAGTGGAACCTGCTCCGGGTGCCCAGGACGCAAGCCCAGCCGCTGATGCGCGGGGAGGACACGCTGTACCTGCGCGGCCTGCAGCCCGGCATCCAGCCCGGCGACGCGCTCTTGCTCGTGGGCGAGGAGCGCGAGAGCCAGCCGGGCAGCGAGCAATGGGACCTGCGTTGGGTGAAGACAGTCAAGCAGGTGTCGAACCCGAAGGAGCCCGAGCTCAACCACACCGTGGTGACGTGGGAGCCGGGGCTGGGCAGCGAGTCGCCGCGCATGGACCCGGCGGACCACCCGCGCGCCTTCGTGCTGCGGCTGCGCGGCAACCTGTTCGGCTACAACGCACCGTCCTTCAAGGCGATGCCGGACGAGGTCAAGCAGCGCTACAACCCGGACTACCGCCCCGGCGACGCGCGCTTCACCCAGTGGCCGCAGTTCGAGAACACCACCGCGGTGCAGGGAATCGTGGACCTGGACCGCGAGTACCCCACGCTGGTGCACGGCAGCTGGGTGGCGCTCTGGAAGTCGCGCTACCTGGAGCTCTACCGCATCACCGACATCCAGCCCTGGGCGCGTGAAGACTTCACGATGACCGCCAAGGTGACGCGGCTGACGTTCGACACCAACGAGCACCTCTCCTACTTCCCGCTGCGCAGCACCGTGGTGCTCGCGCAGAGCGAGGAGCTGCCCATCGGCGAGATGCCGCGGACGGACGCGGTGCAGGGCGACTCCATCGAGCTGGACCGCGCGGTGGCGGGCCTGGAGCCCAAGCACGTGCTGCTCATCGAGGGCAGGACGCTCGTGGACGGGCAGTCCGGCGAGTGGCTGCGTCAGGTGGTGGCGTTGGACCGCGCGGAGGCGCTCCCGGACGGACGCACGCGGCTGGTGCTCCAGGAGCCCCTGGCCGCGCCGCTCGCGCGCGACACGGTGCTCATCCACGGCAACGTGGCGCCCTCCACGCACGGCGAGACGGTGCGCGAGGTGCTGGGCGGCGGTGACGGCTCGCGCACGCACCAGCGCTTCGTGCTGCGCAAGCCGCCGCTCACCTACGTGGCCGCGCCCACCGACACCGGCGGAGAGAGCACGCTGGAGCTTCGCGTCAACGGCGTGCTGTGGAAGGAGGTGCCCACGCTCTTCGGCCAGGACGAGCGCGCCGAGGTCTACATGGTGCGCCTGCAGGACGACGGCGCCGTGGTGGTGACGTTCGGCGACGGCGTGTCCGGCGCGCGCCTGCCCACGGGCCAGGAGAACATCACCGCGGTGTACCGCTCCGGCATCGGCCCGGAGGGCGAGGTGGACTCCGGGCAGCTCGCGCTGCTCAAGGTGCGTCCGCTGGGCATCCGAGAGGTGAACAACCCGCTGCCCGCCACCGGGGCCGCCGCGCCCGAGTCGCGGGACGAGGCGCGCGACAACGCCCCCGCGTCGGTGCTGACGCTGCGCCGCGTGGTGTCGCTGCAGGACTACGAGGACTTCGCCTCCACCTTCGCCGGCATCGGCAAGGCCCAGGCCGCGGACCTCACCAACGGCGAGCGCATCCTCGTGCACGTCACCGTGGCCGCGCACAACGGCGAGCCGGTGGAGCCGGGCACCCAGCTTCACGAGAGCCTGGAGGAGGCCCTGCGCGCGCACCACGACCCGGTGCGCCAGTTCGCGCTCTCCTCCTACGAGCGGATCCACTTCGCCGTGGAGGCCCGGCTGCGGCTGGACGCGCGCTACCTGCCCGAGGACGTGCTCGCCCGGGCGGAGGCCGCGCTGCGCGAGGCGTTCTCCTTCGAGCGGCGCCAGTTCGCCCAGGCGGTGAGCGGCGCGGAGGTCATCCGCGTCCTCCAGGACGTGCCGGGCGTGGTGATGGTGGACCTGGAGCGGCTGCACCCGACGACGCCCTTCATCCCGGAGCAGAAGCTGTTCTCGGTGATTCGCGCGCGCGGCGCCCGGTGGGAGCGCACGCTCCTGAGGCCCGCGCAGTTGCTGCTGCTGGACCCGTCGCTCCAGGGTGAGCGGCGGGGCGTGACGCTGGTGCACGACCTGGAGGTGAGCCCGTGA
- a CDS encoding tail fiber domain-containing protein has translation MKTRMLCATLGALALGAVGCGDDAPPAKSWEVGSGLRLDDGDVVSVVYGSGPGTVAEGNDSRLTDARAPLPGSTSYIQNGTEPQQASLSLTGSATTTAGHFVDAAAAVAQPVPLLRVTNTSTTPAWTALPLLSVDSAGGLVARGELEQGALPTSGPGLRLMWAPSKGAFRAGFAQTTQWDEDNVGVYSWAGGANSRASAYGSFSFGDACVASGVVSTCFGSSNQATGSASFASGAASTASGFTSVAMGYTNNATGQGSVALGYRVDANADYSTAMGQRASSGGFKGSFIWADQSTTNVISNTAEHQFLVRASGGIQLRTNATATTGCNLPAGSGVFTCTSDRNQKEDFRTVDGEQLLEKVARLPVESWRYKEEALGVRHVGPVAQDFRAAFGLGTDDTSIGMLDIDGVNMVAIQALERRTRQLRERDAEVDALKAELAELRRGLAELKAAMPRAR, from the coding sequence ATGAAGACGCGAATGCTGTGTGCCACGCTGGGAGCCCTGGCGTTGGGCGCCGTGGGCTGTGGGGACGATGCGCCGCCCGCGAAGAGCTGGGAGGTGGGCTCGGGGTTGCGGCTGGACGACGGTGACGTCGTCAGCGTGGTGTACGGCTCGGGGCCGGGGACGGTGGCGGAGGGCAATGACTCGCGGCTCACGGACGCGCGCGCGCCCCTGCCCGGGAGCACGAGCTACATCCAGAACGGGACCGAGCCGCAGCAGGCGTCGCTGTCGCTGACGGGCAGCGCCACCACGACGGCGGGACACTTCGTCGACGCGGCGGCGGCCGTCGCCCAGCCCGTGCCGTTGCTTCGCGTGACGAACACGAGCACCACGCCCGCGTGGACCGCGCTGCCGCTCCTCTCCGTCGACTCGGCCGGTGGGCTGGTGGCGCGGGGTGAGCTGGAGCAGGGCGCGCTCCCCACGAGTGGACCGGGCCTGCGGCTGATGTGGGCTCCCTCGAAGGGGGCGTTCCGCGCGGGCTTCGCGCAGACCACGCAGTGGGACGAGGACAACGTGGGGGTGTACTCCTGGGCGGGTGGGGCCAACAGCCGCGCGAGCGCATACGGGTCCTTCTCGTTCGGTGACGCGTGTGTCGCCTCCGGTGTGGTCTCGACGTGCTTCGGCTCGTCGAACCAGGCGACGGGCTCGGCGAGCTTCGCCAGCGGCGCGGCGAGCACGGCGAGCGGCTTCACCTCGGTGGCGATGGGCTACACCAACAACGCGACGGGGCAGGGCTCCGTCGCGCTGGGGTACCGCGTCGACGCGAACGCGGACTACAGCACGGCCATGGGACAGCGGGCCTCGTCGGGAGGCTTCAAGGGCTCGTTCATCTGGGCGGACCAGTCGACCACCAACGTCATCTCCAACACCGCCGAGCACCAGTTCCTGGTGCGCGCCTCCGGTGGCATCCAGCTGCGCACCAACGCCACGGCGACCACGGGGTGCAACCTGCCGGCGGGCTCCGGCGTGTTCACCTGCACCTCGGACCGGAACCAGAAGGAGGACTTCCGCACGGTGGACGGCGAGCAGCTCCTGGAGAAGGTGGCGCGGCTTCCCGTGGAGAGCTGGCGCTACAAGGAGGAGGCCCTGGGCGTGCGGCACGTGGGGCCGGTGGCGCAGGACTTCCGCGCCGCTTTCGGGCTGGGCACGGATGACACCAGCATCGGCATGCTCGACATCGACGGCGTCAACATGGTCGCCATCCAGGCGCTGGAGCGGCGCACCCGGCAGCTGCGCGAGCGCGACGCGGAGGTGGACGCGCTGAAGGCGGAGCTGGCGGAGCTGCGCCGCGGCCTCGCCGAGCTGAAGGCCGCGATGCCCCGCGCGCGCTGA
- a CDS encoding GAF domain-containing sensor histidine kinase encodes MTRGVPRVAIFMLVAQDTTRSAPSQSSPASGITPDVQAIARIDAVKTVLRVLLQTTGLRLAVVARVTALEWRCCAVLDEMGFGLKPGDTLAITTTFCNTVRTSATPLLVNHASQEPCFSNHPAPRLYGVESYIAVPLYRRDGTFFGVMCALDSNPAALPQDKLEIFRHLGDLIGHQLENQDELERSEAQLFSEKEAAVLREQLLGIVSHDLRNPLNAILMSAATLVRRTDLDERARRAVRRIVDSADRAQRLIRDLLDFTQARMGQVLPVDRQPLDLHELTQQVAEEVQAVAPERVLEVRTQGIGRGAWDADRIAQVLHNLLANAMQYSPPGARIQVSSEAHDQELVLRVHNDGPPIPLEVLPTLFEPMKRGTTNGAERRSVGLGLFIVDQIARAHGGSVEVASTQAEGTTFSVHLPRRG; translated from the coding sequence ATGACGCGAGGTGTCCCCCGCGTTGCCATTTTCATGCTCGTCGCTCAAGACACAACGCGGTCAGCCCCCAGTCAGTCGTCCCCGGCGAGCGGCATCACCCCGGACGTCCAGGCCATCGCTCGAATCGATGCCGTCAAGACAGTCCTGCGAGTGCTCCTGCAGACCACCGGTCTGCGGCTGGCCGTCGTGGCCCGCGTCACCGCCCTGGAATGGCGCTGCTGCGCGGTGCTGGACGAGATGGGCTTCGGCCTCAAGCCGGGCGACACGCTCGCCATCACGACGACGTTCTGCAACACGGTGCGCACCTCGGCCACCCCGCTGCTCGTCAACCACGCCAGCCAGGAGCCCTGCTTCTCGAACCACCCCGCGCCCAGGCTCTATGGCGTGGAGAGCTACATCGCCGTGCCGCTGTACCGCAGGGATGGCACCTTCTTCGGCGTCATGTGCGCGCTGGACTCGAACCCGGCCGCGCTCCCCCAGGACAAGCTGGAGATCTTCCGACACCTGGGAGACCTCATCGGCCATCAGCTCGAGAACCAGGACGAGCTGGAGCGCAGCGAGGCCCAGCTCTTCAGCGAGAAGGAGGCGGCCGTCCTGCGCGAGCAGCTCCTCGGCATCGTCAGCCACGACCTGCGCAACCCCCTCAACGCCATCCTCATGTCCGCGGCGACGCTGGTGCGCCGCACGGACCTGGACGAGCGGGCGCGGCGGGCGGTGCGGCGCATCGTCGACTCGGCGGACCGCGCGCAGCGGCTCATCCGGGACCTGCTCGACTTCACCCAGGCGCGCATGGGCCAGGTGCTCCCCGTCGACCGTCAGCCCCTGGACCTGCACGAGCTGACCCAGCAGGTCGCCGAGGAGGTCCAGGCCGTCGCGCCGGAGCGCGTGCTGGAGGTCCGGACCCAGGGCATCGGCCGAGGCGCCTGGGACGCGGACCGCATCGCCCAGGTGCTGCACAACCTGCTCGCCAACGCCATGCAGTACAGCCCTCCGGGCGCGCGCATCCAGGTGTCGAGCGAGGCGCATGACCAGGAGCTGGTCCTGCGGGTGCACAACGACGGGCCCCCCATCCCGCTGGAGGTGCTCCCCACCCTCTTCGAGCCCATGAAGCGCGGCACCACGAACGGCGCGGAGCGGCGCAGCGTGGGCCTGGGCCTCTTCATCGTGGACCAGATTGCCCGGGCCCATGGCGGGAGCGTCGAGGTGGCGTCCACGCAGGCGGAGGGGACGACCTTCAGCGTCCATCTGCCGCGGCGCGGATGA
- a CDS encoding DUF6519 domain-containing protein, producing MKGDFSRNTFRPAKHYSTVRMQQGRVQLDADWNEHVDIQQYLDQTTRRDVIGHSGTPQEPGTPAEQTGFALFTQGTRPFVRAGRYYVEGVLCENEQAVALDAQPDLPGFTLPVANGRYLAFLDVWQRHVTALEDPELREVALGGPDSATRTRTVWQVRLLRLTGTNASGPIEGVPCHTFGTPEWLPDELTSTGTLAARGEPEQASDNPCIVAAEAGYRRLENQLYRVEVHRGNTGGGTATFKWSRDNGILFTKVESVDVLNRRMVVTEPGKDGYRRFQPNQWLELTTEERVLRGEPGELIRVEAMTGNRITIDAATWPAVMPSGVLTVRGWDNVGPAGALDIVPAPADPSLGWTSLESGVQVRFTAGRYRTGDYWLIPARTVTRNVLWPQDGGLPASEPAHGIRHHYCALAVLERNSDGWHVHDCRNLFPPLTEHKTLVYAGGDGQEVLPARPPAPPTRLARPLRAGVFNGRIPVVGARVQFSVVLSEGQGTVADVNLPDDPQTTIVIYTDASGIAEVFWTPAIDGWQTVNDPRHSQVVEARLLDHGNEAIHAPLRYFASLSVASKVAYDPDDAQEILNDTHTVQEALDTLSRQLVLTYEGGDGQEVLPGERLPHPLRVGVARHQRRAANQSVRFRVLSGAGGQYTGVRLAGSNNPWTESIVVTTGDDGLALVEWLPNPNDVTQQVEARLLVSQGGPLVEAHLPLVFTARLSLANRVAYQSGGCQTLLNADTVQEALDTLCRQRTFLYLGGDGQEGAPLQELPTPLMVAVMQGENPVANALVHFRILQLEDGARLRPAEGTGTPGASLLVRTNTQGIAAALWTLSNAPTQRVTAQLVEDAQTPTRVPPILFNARSTVSVAAEPSVKVTRVEMASNSDLPIENDSIVEFDPFVALSQGIRIICSEELAPLMSPAGAPLPLPRPVVSLSVEINYPLTTHDSTWWREQMGRLVGIVGHQTFELRGEARIFGTDIVWVPALESYRWLNQLRVYDTEDRTNPRMLAKLRIRGGYIHSRDGSRVMDGEVISRSLSQRFAAGLPNRGDGRQGGDFELWFWIRCFTNSPPGIAPGTLGTRTLTASSTVTSALEQPWGLARDAKRQELLVADTGANAVARLSLENHAAVGKLEKDLEQPTALVLDARRDELYVANAGSDSVAVFRRDDQGGFQPARVLAGKKTGLSGPLGLALDAEHQRLFVAGSGKGQATGLTAGPKGGRGAYLALFDAQAQGDTAPRARWTGEQLKLNRAAGLAWDAVHEELYVADYGADAVSVYSLASLLDTKAAAVKPLRVLQGKATGLSQPTGLSLDASGEELWVANARTNSITVYARDAAGNTAPLRTVEAPSESGKSLRAVLP from the coding sequence ATGAAGGGCGATTTCAGCCGGAACACCTTCCGGCCCGCGAAGCACTACTCCACCGTGCGGATGCAGCAGGGACGCGTCCAGTTGGACGCCGACTGGAACGAGCACGTCGACATCCAGCAGTACCTGGACCAGACGACGCGCCGGGACGTCATCGGCCACAGCGGGACACCCCAGGAGCCCGGCACGCCCGCCGAGCAGACGGGGTTCGCCCTCTTCACGCAGGGCACCCGCCCCTTCGTGCGCGCCGGGCGCTACTACGTGGAGGGCGTCCTCTGCGAGAACGAGCAGGCGGTGGCGCTCGACGCGCAGCCGGACCTCCCCGGCTTCACGCTGCCGGTGGCGAACGGGCGCTACCTGGCCTTCCTGGACGTGTGGCAGCGCCACGTCACCGCGCTGGAGGACCCGGAGCTGCGCGAGGTGGCGCTGGGCGGCCCGGACTCCGCGACGCGCACCCGCACGGTGTGGCAGGTGCGGCTGCTCAGGCTCACGGGAACGAACGCCTCGGGCCCCATCGAGGGGGTGCCGTGCCACACCTTCGGCACCCCGGAGTGGCTGCCCGATGAGCTGACCAGCACCGGCACGCTCGCGGCGCGCGGCGAGCCCGAGCAGGCCAGCGACAACCCGTGCATCGTCGCGGCCGAGGCGGGCTACCGCCGGCTGGAGAACCAGCTCTACCGGGTGGAGGTCCACCGCGGCAACACGGGCGGCGGCACGGCCACCTTCAAGTGGTCGCGCGACAACGGCATCCTCTTCACCAAGGTGGAGTCGGTGGATGTCCTCAACCGGCGCATGGTGGTGACGGAGCCGGGCAAGGACGGCTACCGGCGCTTCCAGCCCAACCAGTGGCTGGAGCTGACCACCGAGGAGCGCGTGCTGCGCGGCGAGCCCGGAGAGCTCATCCGCGTGGAGGCGATGACGGGCAACCGCATCACCATCGACGCGGCGACGTGGCCGGCCGTGATGCCCTCCGGCGTGCTCACCGTGCGCGGCTGGGACAACGTGGGCCCCGCGGGCGCGCTGGACATCGTCCCCGCTCCGGCGGACCCGTCGCTGGGGTGGACCTCGCTGGAGAGCGGCGTGCAGGTGCGCTTCACCGCGGGCCGCTACCGCACGGGCGACTACTGGCTCATCCCCGCGCGCACGGTGACGCGCAACGTGCTGTGGCCGCAGGACGGAGGGCTGCCGGCCTCCGAGCCCGCCCACGGCATCCGTCACCACTACTGCGCGCTGGCCGTGCTGGAGCGAAACTCCGACGGCTGGCACGTGCACGACTGCCGCAACCTGTTCCCCCCGCTCACCGAGCACAAGACGCTGGTGTACGCGGGCGGCGACGGCCAGGAGGTGCTGCCCGCCCGTCCGCCCGCGCCGCCAACCCGGCTCGCGAGGCCCCTGCGCGCGGGCGTGTTCAACGGGCGCATCCCCGTGGTGGGCGCGCGCGTCCAGTTCAGCGTGGTGCTGTCCGAGGGCCAGGGCACCGTCGCGGACGTCAACCTGCCGGACGACCCGCAGACCACGATTGTCATCTACACCGACGCCAGCGGCATCGCGGAGGTCTTCTGGACGCCGGCCATCGACGGCTGGCAGACGGTGAACGACCCCCGGCACAGCCAGGTGGTGGAGGCCCGGCTGCTGGACCACGGGAACGAGGCCATCCACGCGCCGCTGCGCTACTTCGCGAGCCTCAGTGTCGCGTCCAAGGTGGCGTACGACCCGGACGACGCGCAGGAGATCCTCAACGACACGCACACCGTCCAGGAAGCGCTGGACACGCTGAGCCGGCAGTTGGTGCTCACGTACGAGGGCGGCGACGGCCAGGAGGTGCTCCCCGGCGAGCGGCTGCCGCATCCGCTGCGCGTGGGCGTGGCCCGTCATCAGCGCCGCGCGGCGAACCAGTCGGTCCGCTTCCGGGTGCTGAGCGGCGCCGGCGGCCAGTACACCGGCGTGCGCCTTGCCGGCTCGAACAACCCGTGGACGGAGAGCATCGTCGTCACCACCGGCGACGACGGCCTCGCCCTGGTGGAGTGGCTGCCCAACCCCAACGACGTCACCCAGCAGGTGGAGGCGCGGCTCCTGGTGTCCCAGGGCGGCCCGCTCGTCGAGGCCCACCTGCCCCTGGTGTTCACCGCGCGCCTGAGCCTGGCGAACCGGGTGGCCTACCAGTCCGGCGGGTGCCAGACGCTGCTGAACGCGGACACGGTGCAGGAGGCGCTGGACACGCTGTGCCGCCAGCGCACGTTCCTGTACCTGGGCGGAGACGGCCAGGAGGGCGCGCCGCTGCAGGAGCTGCCCACGCCGCTCATGGTGGCGGTGATGCAGGGGGAGAACCCGGTCGCCAACGCGCTCGTGCACTTCCGCATCCTCCAGCTCGAGGATGGCGCCAGGCTCCGCCCCGCCGAGGGGACGGGCACGCCCGGCGCGTCGCTCCTGGTGCGCACCAACACGCAGGGCATCGCCGCCGCGCTGTGGACGCTGTCGAACGCGCCGACGCAGCGGGTGACGGCCCAGCTGGTGGAGGACGCCCAGACGCCCACGCGGGTGCCGCCCATCCTGTTCAACGCGCGCTCCACCGTCTCCGTCGCGGCCGAGCCCTCGGTCAAGGTCACCCGCGTGGAGATGGCCAGCAACTCCGACCTCCCCATCGAGAACGACAGCATCGTGGAGTTCGACCCCTTCGTCGCGCTGAGCCAGGGCATCCGCATCATCTGCAGCGAGGAGCTGGCGCCGCTCATGTCGCCCGCGGGCGCGCCGCTGCCGCTCCCCCGCCCCGTCGTGTCGTTGTCGGTGGAGATCAACTACCCCCTGACCACCCACGACTCGACGTGGTGGAGGGAGCAGATGGGCCGGTTGGTGGGCATCGTCGGTCATCAGACCTTCGAGCTGCGCGGCGAGGCGCGCATCTTCGGCACGGACATCGTCTGGGTCCCCGCGCTGGAGTCCTACCGGTGGCTGAACCAACTGCGCGTCTACGACACCGAGGACCGCACGAACCCCCGCATGCTCGCGAAGCTGCGCATCCGGGGCGGCTACATCCACTCGCGCGACGGCAGCCGCGTCATGGATGGCGAGGTGATTTCGCGCTCGCTGTCGCAGCGCTTCGCCGCGGGCCTCCCCAACCGAGGGGACGGTCGACAGGGCGGCGACTTCGAGCTGTGGTTCTGGATTCGCTGCTTCACCAACTCGCCGCCGGGAATCGCTCCGGGGACGCTCGGCACGCGCACGCTCACCGCGTCCAGCACCGTGACGTCCGCGCTGGAGCAGCCCTGGGGGCTGGCGCGGGACGCGAAGCGGCAGGAGCTGCTCGTGGCGGACACCGGCGCCAACGCCGTGGCGCGCCTGAGCCTGGAGAACCACGCCGCGGTGGGGAAGCTCGAGAAGGACCTGGAGCAGCCCACGGCCCTGGTGCTGGACGCGCGGCGCGACGAGCTCTACGTCGCCAACGCAGGGAGCGACTCGGTGGCCGTCTTCCGCCGTGACGACCAGGGCGGCTTCCAGCCCGCGCGCGTGCTCGCCGGGAAGAAGACGGGGCTGAGCGGACCGCTGGGCCTGGCGCTGGACGCGGAGCACCAGCGCCTCTTCGTGGCGGGCTCGGGCAAGGGCCAGGCGACGGGGCTGACGGCCGGGCCCAAGGGAGGACGCGGGGCGTACCTCGCCCTCTTCGACGCGCAGGCCCAAGGCGACACGGCACCGCGCGCGCGGTGGACGGGCGAGCAGCTCAAGCTCAACCGGGCCGCGGGGCTCGCGTGGGACGCGGTCCACGAGGAGCTCTACGTCGCCGACTACGGCGCGGACGCGGTGTCCGTGTACTCGCTGGCGTCGCTGCTGGACACCAAGGCGGCGGCCGTGAAGCCCTTGCGCGTGCTCCAGGGCAAGGCGACGGGGCTGTCACAGCCCACGGGCCTCTCGCTGGATGCCTCCGGCGAGGAGCTGTGGGTGGCCAACGCGCGCACGAACAGCATCACCGTGTACGCACGGGACGCGGCGGGGAACACGGCGCCGCTGCGCACGGTGGAGGCGCCCTCGGAGTCGGGCAAGAGCCTGCGCGCCGTGCTGCCCTGA